TAGTGCCAGTCGCGCCGCTGGTGCTGCCCGTCACGCCCGTGGTGCCAGTGGTACCGGTAGCGCTGCCGGTCACGCCGGTCATGCCACTGTTACCCATTGCGCCGCTCGTGCTGCCGGTCACGCCCGTGGTGCCGCTGGTGCCGGTACGGCCCGTGGCGCCGACGGTGCCTGCGCGGCTGTCAACAACGCCCGCCGAACCGGTGGTGCCCGTCATCGGGCTGGTGCTGCTGCGGCGATCGTTCTGCGGCGTCATGCTGCTGGTGCCGGTGGCGCTCATCGATGAGCGGCCCGTCGAATCCTGCATGCTGCTGCCGGTCTGGCTACCGACCTGGCCCGAGGTGCCTGCCATGCCCGTGCCCATCGTGCCAGTTGCCGTACCAGTGCGGCCAGTTGCGCCGGCGGTGGTGCCCGTCTGTGCATGGACTGCAGTAGCACCCAGCATGGCAACCGTCAGCGATGCGCCGATCATTCCTTTGAGTAGCTTGTTCATGGTGTTCTCCTCAATTGTTTTGTATCGCGTGCCCGACACATGATTGCGTCAAGTCATGAATTGAGTGTACGGGCACCGTCAATATGGGCGCGCACAATACCGCTCGGAAATATTAAATCGTCGCCCAACAGCGCGTAATTTGCCGCCAAATGCAGCCATTTTTTTTATTGCTGAGCTGACAATGCTGCCAAGGCTGACAGTGTCCCGAGCTCGTCGTAGAGTGGCAGGATGCTGTTGCGGTCGTCCGGATACACCCGGTTGGACAGGAACACATAGAAGCTGCGCGACTGCGGATCGATCCATAAAATGCAGCCGGTATATCCCGTGTGGCCGTAGCTGCCGATCTGGTAATGCCTGCCGCGCGGCCGACGCGCGAACGGCGAATCGATGTCCATCCCCATGCCGCGCAGTGCCGCGATACCCGGTGGCGACTGCGCAGTGCTCAGCAGGCGCACGCTGTCGGCGTGCAGCACACGCACGCCATCGAGCTCCCCGCCGGCAAGCAGCATGCGGGCAAAGCGCGCGACATCCCGCGCGGTCGAGAACACACCGGCCGAGCCTGCCACGCCACCCATCCTGCGTACTGTCGGATCGTGAACATGGCCTTGCAGCACGGCGCCGGGGGCCAGATCGCGCTGCGCGCTGGACATGCTTGCCTCGACATCCACCGCGCCACGCTGGGTGGGTGCGATTGTCCGCCCGTCACAGCGCGCCAGCGGCCGATAGCCGGTGTCCCACATGCGCAGCGGCGCAAAGATGCGCTGCCAGGCAAACGCGTCCAACGGCACGCCGGCCACGCGTTCGATCACCGCGCCAAGCAGGATGTAGTTGATGTCGGAATAGCGAAATACACTGCCCGGCAGATGCGTCACGCGTTCGAGCGAAGCCAGCAGCAGCGCTGCTTCCCTGCCCTGCCACGCCGGACTTGCTGGCAGGCCGGCCCGCAAGCCAGACGTGTGCGTGAGCAATTGACGCACCGTGATCGCATCCTTGCCGCCGCCCGCGCACTCGGGAAGGTAGCGCAGCAACGGGGCGTCGAGGTCGATCTGGCCGGCTTCGTGCAGCAGCAGGATTGCCGCCGCCGTGACCAGCACCTTTGTCAGCGATGCAACGTCGAACACGGTGTCGCCGGCGACGGGCGCGGCATCCGGCCCGAAATCCAGACGGCCATACGCGCGCACTGCATGGGCTGCGCCCCGTTCGAGCCGGTACACCGCGCCGGGCAGCGACCGGGCTGCTACGGCAGCGTCGATGGCAGCATCAATTGCGGCCAGATGATGCCGGTTAAAGCTATTTTGGGCGCTCATGACGACATGATAGCTTGACAAGCGGCCAGTGCCGTTTTGGGCACCGTTGCACGCGTTTTTTCGCATCGGCGTATCATTGTTCCATGATCCCTTTATCGATACTCGACCTCTCGCCGATCGTTCAAGGCAGCGATGCGGCAACTTCCTTCAAAAGCTCCCTCGACCTCGCCCAGCATGGCGAACGCTGGGGTTACAACCGTTACTGGCTCGCCGAACACCACGGCATGCCGGGCATTGCGAGCGCCGCGACTGCGGTACTGATCGCCCATGTGGCAGCCGGCACGTCCACGATCCGCGTGGGCGCCGGCGGCATCATGCTGCCGAATCATTCACCGCTCGTGATCGCCGAACAATTCGGCACGCTCGCGTCGCTTCATCCGGGCCGGATCGACCTGGGCCTGGGCCGCGCGCCTGGTTCTGACCATACCACGGCGCGCGCGCTGCGCCGCAACCTGGCGTCGGACGCCGACGAGTTCCCGCAGGACGTCGTGGAACTGATGGATTACTTTGCCGGTTCAAGCCGCCGGCAGGTGCTGGCCGTGCCGGGCGCAGGCCTGGACGTACCATTGTGGATTCTCGGTTCGAGTCTGTTCGGCGCGCAACTGGCGGCGCACCTCGGCCTGCCGTATGCGTTTGCGTCGCACTTCGCGCCGCAGATGATGATGCAGGCAATCGACATGTACCGCAGCAACTTCCGTCCATCGGCGCAGTTGGCCGAGCCGTACGTCATGCTCGGATTCAATGTGTTCGCGGCTGACACCGACGAAGAAGCGCATCTGCTGGCCACGTCGATGCAGCAGGCGTTTGTCGCGCTGCGCACGGGCAATCCGGGCAAACTCAAGCCACCGGTCAGTGGCTACCTGGAAGCGCTGGACACGCCCGAGCGCATGATGCTCGACAGCGTACTCGCCTGCTCGGCGATCGGCTCGCGCGACACCGTGGCAGCCCAGCTGCACGCGTTCATCGACAAGGCCAAGCCGGACGAGATGATGATCACGTCGCAGATCTACGACCACGCAGCCCGCCTGCATGCGTACGAGATCACGGCCGATATCCGGCGCAACAGCTGACACCAGCGCTGATGTTTCAACGNGGGCTTGCCATCCGCATCGATGCGGCGCACCTCGCCCAGGTTCAGCGCGCGCACGTCCTTCTCGACCTTGCTCATGTCCCCCACCACGACCCACACCAGGCGATCGGTCAGGAAGCTGCGCGCGGCCAGCGTGTTGGCCTGCTCGGGCGTGAGCGCCAGCGCCTTCTCGGTGTAGGTGTTGTAGTAGTCGTCCGGCAGACCGTATTGCACGATGGTCGTGTAGGCGCCACCCAGCTGGCCAGCCGTCTCGAAGCTGCCCGGCAGGCGCAGCGTGCGGTTGTCCTGCGCGAATTTCAGCTCGGCGCGTGTGATCTGGCGCTCACCCGCCACGCCCTTGTATTCGCGCACCAGTTCCTTGAGCGCATCACCGGTCTTGTCTGTCTGCACCGGCGAAATGCTCATGAACGTGCGCTGGCCGACGGCCGGCTGCACCAGGCTGCGTACGCCATACGACCAGTGCTTGTCTTCACGCAGGTTCATGTTGATGCGCGAGCTGAATGTGCCGCCGAACACGTCGTTGACGATTTCCAGCGGCAGCGACTCGGGGCTGTTACGCGGCGGCGCCAGTTGCGCGCCGACGATCACGCTTTGCAGCGCGCCCGGCCGGTCGATCAGGTACACGAGCGGCTTGCTTGGCGCGGGCACGGTGGCGATCACCTTCTTCGGCACTTCGCCGCCCTTCCAGCCGCCGAACGCTTTCTCGAGCAGCGGCGTGATCTCGGCCAGCGTCGTGTCGCCCACGACCAGCAGCGTCGCGTTGTTCGGCTTGAACCAGGTTGCGTGGTAATTGGCCAGGTCGGTGCGGGTCATGCGGCCCACGGCGTCCTCGGTGCCGTTGGCAGTGCGCGCATACACGTGGCCCTGGCCGTACATCAGGGCCGGCACGACGCGCAGCGCGATACCCTGCGGATCGACCTTCTCGCGTGCGATCGCGGCCAGGCGGTCTTTCTGCAGGCGCGCAAATTCGTTCTGCGGGAACGCCGGATTGCGCACCAGGTCGGCATACAGGCCGAGCGCCTGCGGCAGCGTCGCCTTGAGCGAATTCATGCCGACAAAGGCACCATCGAGATTGATGCTGGCGCCAAAGGTCGCGCCCAGGCGTTCGAGTTCTTCACCGATCTCGAGCGACTTGCGCGTGGCCGTGCCTTCTTCGAGCATGCGCAGCGTGAGGCTGGCCACGCCCGGCAAGGCGGCGCTGTCGGCCGAATAACCGCTGTCGACCATCATCTGCAGGTTGACGACCGGCGCTTCATGGCGCTCGGCCAGCACGACCTTCAGGCCGTTGGACAGCGTGATGCGCTGCACCGGCGGCAATTTGAGGGACATCGCCTTGCCGGCGACCGGTTCCTTGCTGCGATCGAGCCCCGTATCGGTAGCGGCCAGGCCGGTCGGGAACGGATCGATCTGCAGCACGTAGTCGCCGTCGCTGAGCCAGTCGTTCATCGCTTTTTTCACCGTCGCCGGCGTGGCGTCCTTGATGCGCTGCAGATAGACCTTGTAGCAGTCCGGGTTGCCGGTAAAGGTCTGGCACGAGGCCAGGAGGTCGCTCTTGCCACCGAAGCCACCAACGCGCTCGATCATGCGCGTGTACTGCGCCAGGATCGTGGTCTTGGCCAGGCGCAGCTCGGCGTCCGTCGGGCCGCTCTTCATCAGCGCGCGCAATTCCTCGTCGGCCGCCTGTTCCATCTTTTTCACGTCGGCGCCGGGACGGGCCGTCAGCGTCAGGTCGAACTGGCCGCCGATTTCCGACGCATCGTCGCTTGCGGTCGCGCTGGTGGCCAGTTGATCCTTGTAGACCAGGCGCTTGTACAGGCGCGACGTCTTGCCGCCGCCCAGCACGCGCGCGCCCAGGTCGAGCAGCGCTTCTTCGGGCGTGTTCGCGCCCGGTACGTTCCAGGTACGGTAGATGCGCGTCTGCGGCACGCGGTCCTGCGCCAGCGTGCGGTGCGTGCCGGTGCGCTTGGCGATCCAGGCATCGTGCTTGGCCAATGGCGGGCCCGGTGGAATCGCGCCGTAGTATTGCTCGACCTTCTTGCGCGCTTCTTCCGGCGAGATATCGCCCGACAGCACCAGCACCGTGTTGTTCGGGCCGTAGTTCTGCTTGAACCAGTCCTGCACATCGGTCATCGAGGCCGCATCGAGGTCGGCCATCTTGCCGATCACGGTCCAGGAATACGGGTGGCCGACCGGATAGGTGTTTTCCACCAGCAGCTCGTAGGCGATGCCGTAGGGCTGGTTCTCGCCCTGGCGCTTTTCGTTCTGCACGACCCCGCGCTGGATGTCGAGTTTGGTCTTGTCGACCGTGCCCAGCAGGTAACCCATGCGGTCGCTCTCGGCGAACAGCGCATAGTCGAGCATCGAGGTCGGCACGTTCTGGAAATAATTCGTGCGGTCCTGGCTGGTGGTGCCGTTCAGGTCAGTGGCGCCGACCTGCTCCATCGCATTCAGATAGGTCTTCTTGAAGTTGTCGCTGCCGCTGAACATCAGATGTTCGAACAGGTGCGCAAAGCCAGTCTTGCCCCGCTGCTCGTTCTTCGAGCCGACGTGGTACCAGGTATTCACGGCCACCACCGGCGTCTTGCGGTCTTCGTGCACGAGCACGGTCAAGCCGTTCTTCAGCGTGAACTTGGTGTACTTGATGTCCGGGATCGGAATGTCGGGCGTGCTGGCGGGGGCGACGGGCGCGGCCTTCGGTGCAGCCTGCACTGTGGGCACGCCGAACATCAGCGCAAGCGCTGCCGCGAGGTAAGTGGTGCGACGAACGAGAACTGCCATGCTGCGCCTCCTGAATGGGTCGGGAAAGAACCATTCTAGGCACGTTTCAGTTAGTCAACAAACAAAACAGCGTATGCATGTCTCGCCGAACGACAAACCATGCGCAGCGCATCGTGCGCCACACATGGTGCATGATCTTACTTCGGCACGATGCGCAGCAGCGTGCCCCTGGCTTCATCGGTCAGCACGTACAACTGGCCATCCGGGCCCTGGCGCACGTCGCGCACGCGCTGGCCAACGGGGATCAGTTCTTGCGCCGTGACCTTGCCGGCGGCGTCAAGCTGCACGCGGCGCACGTCCTTACCGGCCAGGCTGCCGCTGAACAGGCTGCCCTGCCACTGCGGGAACGCCTTGCCGGTGTAGAACGCCAGGCCCGATGGCGCGGGCGACGGGGTCCAGACGACGATCGG
This window of the Oxalobacteraceae sp. CFBP 8761 genome carries:
- a CDS encoding beta-lactamase family protein — protein: MSAQNSFNRHHLAAIDAAIDAAVAARSLPGAVYRLERGAAHAVRAYGRLDFGPDAAPVAGDTVFDVASLTKVLVTAAAILLLHEAGQIDLDAPLLRYLPECAGGGKDAITVRQLLTHTSGLRAGLPASPAWQGREAALLLASLERVTHLPGSVFRYSDINYILLGAVIERVAGVPLDAFAWQRIFAPLRMWDTGYRPLARCDGRTIAPTQRGAVDVEASMSSAQRDLAPGAVLQGHVHDPTVRRMGGVAGSAGVFSTARDVARFARMLLAGGELDGVRVLHADSVRLLSTAQSPPGIAALRGMGMDIDSPFARRPRGRHYQIGSYGHTGYTGCILWIDPQSRSFYVFLSNRVYPDDRNSILPLYDELGTLSALAALSAQQ
- a CDS encoding LLM class flavin-dependent oxidoreductase: MIPLSILDLSPIVQGSDAATSFKSSLDLAQHGERWGYNRYWLAEHHGMPGIASAATAVLIAHVAAGTSTIRVGAGGIMLPNHSPLVIAEQFGTLASLHPGRIDLGLGRAPGSDHTTARALRRNLASDADEFPQDVVELMDYFAGSSRRQVLAVPGAGLDVPLWILGSSLFGAQLAAHLGLPYAFASHFAPQMMMQAIDMYRSNFRPSAQLAEPYVMLGFNVFAADTDEEAHLLATSMQQAFVALRTGNPGKLKPPVSGYLEALDTPERMMLDSVLACSAIGSRDTVAAQLHAFIDKAKPDEMMITSQIYDHAARLHAYEITADIRRNS
- a CDS encoding insulinase family protein, with protein sequence MAVLVRRTTYLAAALALMFGVPTVQAAPKAAPVAPASTPDIPIPDIKYTKFTLKNGLTVLVHEDRKTPVVAVNTWYHVGSKNEQRGKTGFAHLFEHLMFSGSDNFKKTYLNAMEQVGATDLNGTTSQDRTNYFQNVPTSMLDYALFAESDRMGYLLGTVDKTKLDIQRGVVQNEKRQGENQPYGIAYELLVENTYPVGHPYSWTVIGKMADLDAASMTDVQDWFKQNYGPNNTVLVLSGDISPEEARKKVEQYYGAIPPGPPLAKHDAWIAKRTGTHRTLAQDRVPQTRIYRTWNVPGANTPEEALLDLGARVLGGGKTSRLYKRLVYKDQLATSATASDDASEIGGQFDLTLTARPGADVKKMEQAADEELRALMKSGPTDAELRLAKTTILAQYTRMIERVGGFGGKSDLLASCQTFTGNPDCYKVYLQRIKDATPATVKKAMNDWLSDGDYVLQIDPFPTGLAATDTGLDRSKEPVAGKAMSLKLPPVQRITLSNGLKVVLAERHEAPVVNLQMMVDSGYSADSAALPGVASLTLRMLEEGTATRKSLEIGEELERLGATFGASINLDGAFVGMNSLKATLPQALGLYADLVRNPAFPQNEFARLQKDRLAAIAREKVDPQGIALRVVPALMYGQGHVYARTANGTEDAVGRMTRTDLANYHATWFKPNNATLLVVGDTTLAEITPLLEKAFGGWKGGEVPKKVIATVPAPSKPLVYLIDRPGALQSVIVGAQLAPPRNSPESLPLEIVNDVFGGTFSSRINMNLREDKHWSYGVRSLVQPAVGQRTFMSISPVQTDKTGDALKELVREYKGVAGERQITRAELKFAQDNRTLRLPGSFETAGQLGGAYTTIVQYGLPDDYYNTYTEKALALTPEQANTLAARSFLTDRLVWVVVGDMSKVEKDVRALNLGEVRRIDADGKP